DNA from Podospora pseudopauciseta strain CBS 411.78 chromosome 5 map unlocalized CBS411.78m_5, whole genome shotgun sequence:
CGACGGTCGGTATTGAGAAGCCGGCTGTTGGTGAGAAGGCGTTGCAACTAGAGGAGCAACGTTCAAAGACGGAGAAGGAGCATGCTGAGGAGGGACCGGACATCCGGGTGGTGTCAAAGTAGAAGACGATCTGTCCCAATTGTGCTATGTGGCTAGATaactcctcctctgctctTGTACCTCCAGTTTGACCCCGAAACGGCTTTCGTAACCGGCCACTCCACGGCTTGGCCGGTGAGCTTTTTGCTAACCTCTGCGTTATTTTCCTTCATGTCACACTGGCTACCTTCCggccttttcttttttgttgtgTCTGCTGTACTcatttgtttttgttttgtctaCCGGTGGTACCCAGAAGCCATCTCCCACCGACCTTGTAAGCCTCCCTCCATGGCTACATCAAAATAAGAAACGGGGAGTGGCTTGCACAAGCACAACGCTTCCCCGTCTTTGGCTTGGCCTACCCCGCCCGCCCTTTCCCTCCCGGCTTTTGTTCAGGACCACCCCTGACCTGAGAGATCGAGATCGAAAGAACCGGGACAAGGTTTCACAGTCGCATGTCCTGTGGGGCAACACATCGACGAGAAAAACTGGATCACGAAATCAGAAGCTGGCACTTATCAATTCATTCCTACCGCTACTTCCTACTCGCCTGCTTGATCAAGCAAACTTTCGTAGTAGAGGCATATTTTCTCATTGTTCATCAGTATAACTCTtttcccaccctccccttctcaaaCCCCACACCCTCGCTCGATACCGCTAGGTTGAACATCCAGGAGGGTAGGTTTTGTAAATCTCGAGTCTCGATTTATTGTCCAGAAGCAAGTAGCAAAGAAACAAGCTGGACACGAGGGGGAAAAAGTACACAACTCTACGCCGTGCTTTTCCCCTCCGTCATCCTCATATCCCCGAGACTGGCTCAGCACTAATCTCATCTActgctccctctccagcGCCTCAAGCTCCTTCATGACAGATGGCTTGGTAGCAATCTTCTTCACCTGCGTATCCTCCAgtttctcaccaccagcatgTCTCATCTCCAGGTCCTCGATGGCCCGGATCTTCTTCTGCAAGCTGCGAATCTTCTTGGCGTTGGCGCTTTGGGCAGGCGTCATAGCaccgtcaccgccgccgagagGGGAAcctccttgctgctgctgctgctgctgctgctgctgcgccgaCTGTCCAAAGTGGCCGGGTCGGCTCTGGGAGCGGGCACGGTGCGTGTTGCTACGGTTGCGACCGTTGAAGTTGTTGCGAGACTGGCTGCGGTGCTGGGAGCTGTGGCCCTGACCCTGGTTACGGCGTTCGGGACTGCGGCCCTCAGCAGGGGAGCCGTTGCCATGTTCTCGGGGTGGAGGCGCAAGGCCACCCTCGGAGCCGGGAGCATCCGTGGCAttgccctcgccctccttggccttcttgttcctcttcttcttgttcttggccgCCGCTTTGGAAAGATCGCCGCCATCAGCAGCGATGGCACCGGGAATGCCGGCGGGCCTTGTGAATTCGGCACCGGGGATTTGGTTGCGGGGGCGACCAAAACCGTTGGGCCCAATCTGGGGCACACCGTTGCTAACCGTGTGCGCAGCCCCGCCCTCGTCCTCGCGCTTgaagtggaggggggtggacgAGCCACGGGCTCCAGGAGGACGGTAGGCGCCCACGGGCTTGGAAGGCGTCTTCACCGTGCCCAAATATTTCAGAGCAGACGGGTGGGGGGTCGGCACAGGGTGCAGCGGGTCCCCGGCCGGGAGGGCATCCGCAGCCGCGGGACGCCACATGACGTTGTACAACTCGTTGAAATCCTCGTTGTACACGATGCCACCGCCAACGTGCCAGAGCTTGACGCCGTTGTCCACGCGAAGGCGCGGCGAGGTGGTGGCCGTCATGATGTAGCGACTGTCGGGACTCCATTGGCAGACGCTGGGGTTGCCACTCTCAATCGTCGTGACCTTGCGGTTGTCCTTCTCGAGATCGTACACATCGATCTGGCCAGCCAAGTTGCCGAAGCCGGCAACGAGAGCAAAGCGGCCGGTGGGcgagaagatgatggtgttgcgCGGTCCCAGAGGGAAGGAGTGGGTAGGCACAGCCcggtggttgaagatggtggtcTTGGCGGGCATGTAGCCGTAGACGACACCAAACTCCTTGGAGTTGGGCGACCACGACACATCATGGATGGGGCCTTCCTTGTCCAGGGTGATCCTGGCATCAAAAGAGCCGTTGGCACTCAGGAGATACATGTTGGTCTCTCCGTAGTAGCTCTTGTTGGACTTGTCCACCTCTGTTTGTGCCAGCACAATCAGGTTGGTGCCCAGCGCGTTCCACTTGAGCTGGACCTTGTCGCCCTTGAAAAATGTCTTCTGCGAGATCGGACTGCTGAACTGGGGGACGTTGTAGACCTTGACGGCGGCCGGTTGACCCTGGAGAAGTCAGGGTTAGCAAACTGTTCGAGCGTCAGGAATCGAGCGTTGAAAGAACATACCTTGCGCTCGGGGATGAAGACGGCCACGTTTTGGCTCTTCCCAGGCGCGATAGCAAAGTCGGTGACGCCCTCGGCGCGGAGACGGTTCCAAGGCGCCGACAGGTCGTTGCTGTTGTAGAACTGGACCTCATTGGTGACAAGACGAGCGCAGAACTTCTCATCGGCCGTGTACTGCAGGTTCCAGCCCGACATGTTCTTGTAGACAAACCTGCCTAGCGGCTGCTTTTCCTGGCCTTCGGGGACGTCCTCGATGGTGCGCCAGACCTTGACGTTCTTGGTAGCGTCACCATTCTCATCCTTGGCGGGACGCTCCCAGGTGCTCATGTAGGTACCGCCTGGGGAGAAGCTGATCTCGTACACCatggggagtgggaggcTGGTCAAGACGTGGCCGACCGAGGCGTCGACGACCGAGATGCCGTCGTTGGTAGCATAGGCAAAGTAGCGGCCGCATGGCGAGTAGACACAACACCGGAGGTTCCCTTGGGGCTTGACGAACCCAGGGAGGGCTTCGTAGACAGGCGCAGCGTCAAAGACGCCGATGGCCGTCTGGGTTCGGTAGGCAAACTGCAAAGGACTGGCCATGACTAGTCAAAGTCACAGATGGTCGCGATGTAGgtagggggggggggcgtttTCTTTCGGGTTTTGGGCGTTCCTGATGATGTTCCCGGTGGAGGATTGATGCGCAAGAgaggggccgaggagggtCACGCAAGCGATTGTTTTCTTTGTCACAAAGGCGATCGAGGAGGCCTGGGTTGGACCGTGGAGCGAGCGCAGAGGGTCTGTCTGGCAAGCAGCAAGTAGTTTGGCAGGGCCTTTgactgaagaaaaaaaaagcgggACGAGTGGCTCGGACAGGGAGGTGGCACTCGGGATTCAGGTTGAGCGTTGCAGGGCAGCAGCACGAACACGCGACGGCGACAGTGGGTTGTCGGGTCGAGGCTGGAGCTGAAGCTGAAGCTGGACgcaaagaaataaaaaacCGACCGTCgattggggggggaggggagactGAAGGGAGACGgcgaaagaagaagagaagcaCCCTAGGGGAAGGTTGGCGAAGGcggtgcgtgtgtgtgtgtgtgtgtgtgtgtgctgggACACCGAAGAGGATGGGCTgcgggaggaaaaggggaggaggaggatggagggttCCACGATATCGTGATCATTTTTTTACCATTTTTTAGTCGCTGATTCAGGCCTGGCCcgccccacccccaacccaactgccaccacccccaaccctgGAGTAGGCCATCTCGACTCAGGCGACCGGCATGTTCGCTGTAACGTTCTACTATTTTACCACTCGGCAACAGTTGCCCTTCCACTGTTCATTTTCTCAACAGCGATATCTATGTTACCTATGCTGCCTTTTCATTGAAGAGCCCCCATTCGACCCAACAGTGCTCGGGGTTGCCAACTTATCAGCGGCCCGGGATTTGGGCAATGGAGCAACTGATACGAACTGCTCAGTGCTGTTCTTTATTCTCAACGCCGCACCTTCAACCCTAAAGattgggaggaggcgaaaGCGCTTGCAAAAGGCTCAGAACAAGGCCCAGAACAAGGCCCACGACTCCACCGTTGACGGGGGTGCACGGGCCGCCCGTCAACAGCCGCTGACACTCCACCCCGCTGACACTCGTAGGGCTGTCAGCTGTTCAGCCGCACTCAACGTCCGCCTCACCACCCCTTGACAGATTCAACACCGAGATGATAGTATTATCCGTTGTTTATTCTCCAAGGtatctgttttttttttttttttgttttttttttggaagcaTTATCAGACGCGAAGGGGAATTCTGCATACGAGGCAGACTTTTGTCGGAGTTCTTAAATGCTTACTGAGCAATATCTTGTCGTAGTCTATTTTTCCATCTACAACTTGCTACTCTGAGAGCTATCTGGCATTTTATTAGATTAAAAACCAGGCAATAAGATGGGAGGGGGCCACCATCCCCTCGAATGGTCTGTCAACGTGGCCCGTCCCAGTGACCGAATCGAACCCTGCCATGAACCAGACAAGGGGCATGGCGAAAGGACGACTACACATGCGGAAGAGGCATAGGATGCCCTGTATTTGTAAATGGGTCTTGCGTGTAGGGAACCGCGGTTCAGAAACATGTCGAATGTGTTTTGCGGGTGGAAGAGCGCGTATagcttacctacctacctaggtggAAAGAGCTGGGGACAATGGGGCGAAGACCATGAAAAGCTCATCGTCGCCGatggtttgtttgttgcaGGACGGAAGTTCGGAAGGCccgggagggtgttgggctGGACAACTAAAGAAGCTGGGAGAATATTGAGtggggaggtttggtggACAATACGACTTGTCTTTTGGAAGAGTTGAGAGGGTTCATTGACTGCCTGTCTACCCATGATGCAAGACAAAGTCTCTAAACCAATGAGACATTGTTTGAGAAGGTTGGATTTGTTTCTATCGGGATTGTTCCCAATCATATGTCATCTTTGTAAGGAAGTGCTGCCGAAAGCAAAGATACTTGAAAGAGGAGGACCACTCGACCATGAGCTTTCAGACCAGGACATGTGTACTGGAATATTGTTGAAGATTAGGTATGCATAAGAGCGTGTCGCATTTTTCTTGAAATAGATTTCACAGTATCTGTAACTTCCTCGATTAGCAAGCATGCGTTGAGCAGAATTTAGGGGATGGTACTGCAAGACAGGAAAACGTGGAATAACCATCCCTCTCGCAACATCTTTCAGATATAAATTGACCTTTTAGAAGCCGAGGTAAATTTCCAAAGCCTGTCGAGTATCTAGGTGTCTTTGAGGCCCTGCTGGCTATCATTGAGTGAGACTTTGCCCTCTTGTAACATGATTCAAAGGGTCATCTCATGATGTGTGTTACGACTCTGTAGCGCCGGTCTTTTAAGGTGTCCACAGCGTGATAAGGGCGCCATAGTCCTAGAGCAACAGAGACAAACACGACAAACCAAGAACATCGTCTCTTCGACAAGTCATCATTTTTCACCTACCTGACAGCACGTTTGTCAGCAACAATTCTTCAAACCCCCGGCCCGCCCACCCGCTTCTAGTCTCACAACACTCGGCTCGGCAATGCAATGCAATGCAGCTCACCCCGTCACGTCACCCAACCCTTTCCCAAGCGGAAAAACTATCAAGTTGGCTACCATCAATCTTGGCTGCCTTTATGAGGAGAGATCGAAAGCGTAGGAATAACCAATGCTTACGGCAGAAATTACAAATGATCATGAAGACCTGTTCCTTGGCCAAGCCAACACGCATACCTGGGTAATCTAATGCGAATCCGCGAACTACTACAAATCACAACTAGCTATATTTGCGAGAAAAGTACCTTACATATCCCACCCATCTCTTCAAGATACGCCTTTCCCCTGGCAGGTATTTGTCATGTACCAAGTACAGTTACATCAGCCTCGTGAACTGCATACAAACACCCAACTCACAGCCTCATGATGCTTCCCTCATAGCCATACAGCTTCACCCCAACACACTAAAGACCCATCGCTTACCCCGCGGAGAGTGAACATCATTCCTCTAataacccccttcccccctccacttCCAAGCGAATCCCCTGCAAAGACCTTActcaccttcctcgcctctACCCTCATGAACCCTGTTTCATACTGCCAAGttccaccccctttttgcccctatctcaaccaccaaaaagacCCTATCACGGCTTTCCCCGTTGGATGTCAAAAAAGTATAAAACACACAAATAGTACATTGCTTTTGTAACTACCTACTAAAGTACATAGAGTACACTATTAATCCAGTTCCAATATCCATGCGTGTACgtaaccccctcccccccccaagcTTATGTATGTACGTAATTCTCCCCCCTCTGCCTAGCAGTGGCGGTGTTATTTCCATATGTATGTTGTTGCTCACTCAGTCCAGTTTCCCGTCCTGACGTATATTCAACGAAtcgccagccagccagcggATCAGACTCCAGGTCTAGAACATCAACATCGTACACCCTCCTCTCGTCTCGTCTCACTCCCACCCCTTTCGCCTCACCGCCCCTTTGACCACTCCCACTCACTCCCTCGTCCCCTAGAGTCTGATAttcaaccccccatccctccctcccccctcgccccccAGCCCCGTCCACCCACTCCAATACCCGACCATCTTCCACGCCCCCCTCAGGCAaacccccccattcccctccccatcaaactccctccccagctcAAACAACGTCCTCATGACCCTCAGCCAAGGCCCATTCCCCCACCTACCCTGGCCCGTCCCCCCCTCGTTGCAAAACACGTCGTAAACCGCCCGCCAATCATGCCCCTCCTGTagctccatccccatcagtaactccccatccaccaccggcctcaACTGCGTAACAtaaaccaaaacaaacaacagcCAGACCCCCCTCGCAACCACAACCCTCTgcgtcccctcctccagaaTAGAGAGCACAACCCTCAAAGAATTAACGGCCGTGACAAGATGCGCAAGATAAAAATCAAACGCCGGCCTCTCCGGCTTGTGCGTGGCCGTGAGCAGCAAAACAGAAAGCGAAGCCAGCTGGGGGAGAAGCAGCGATAAATTCCGACAGTCCAGCTGCTGGACgtactccaccaccgccgcccttGCCGACGGGTTGGACAGGATCTGGCTGATGTTGTGATATCCCGCTCCCCCCTTCATCACGCCGCTGAACCGCCCGTCGTAGGCTACCCTTCTTAGTAGCTCCTCTGGCCCGAGGAGTTCTGATGCCGGGCGGGCGAGCTGGCTGCTTGTTAGGAGGTCATAGATGCCGGGCTGCCAGTCTACGGctgagagggtgagggattgGGCTACCAGGATTGCGGAGCGGAGCTCTATCCCATCCGACAGAAAGGTGagggggaggccgagggaggagaagaggccgTAGACGAGGGGTACGGGGCCCGAGAAGAGCTGGGAGAGGGCTAGGGCGGTCGAGTTGGAGTTGtattggttgttgaggagggagaagtagGTCATGAAGGCGCGCTGGAAGCGTTTGTCGCCTAGGAGGGCGGTTTTGGTTGCTTCGTCGGTGACTGTGAGCTTGTTAGTACCCCAAGTGCCTAggtggtgagagagagggagaagggggcagTGGCTTACTGCTGCCCGGGGATGGGGTCCAGGTGTGGAGGCTGTCTTTGCGGCAGCGGTAGGCGTGTTTGAGCATCTCCGGGGAGGCatcaaggaagaggagggtggcgaggACCTTGGGGGGCCGAGTCAGTCTAGATGGTCATGGGAACAATGGAGGAGGCAAAGCATACTGTGGGGATGTCGTTATGGCGCCCATCCTGTTGGATCAGGGCGTGTTCGACATGGCTTTTGATCAGTTTGCTGTCAAAGACAGGGCGGGAGTTTTGCTGGCCCATCTTGATAGAGAATAGACAGATATGGGAGGGATATCGATACCGGGATATTCTGAAGACACTGGCTGCAGAGACGAATCCCATCACACTGCTGACTGAGCTGCCCTTTATATCCATTCTCAGAGTAGCAACGCCCAGGTACCGGACCGTCCCGCCCAGGTGCCGGTTACCCAGTTATCCTTCCCGAGCATTGCAAATACCAACACCCCATGATGCAGAGTTCTTGGAATCCTCGGAGGCTCATCGACGTCGGTGACGGATGAACCTGGGTTTGTCGAGCTGGGCGGACGCGGGATGACAGCGGGGGACCGATCCGGTGGCGGTCTTGGAAGCCTATCGATGTCTCGACAGGcccatcccatcaccaaGGTTTGGTCAGCCCGGACAGAGCTATTGGACAGGTTGCGCTGTCAGAAGTGCTGGGGGAGATCACGACGATCGGCCTTGTGTGTGGGAAGACGGGGAAATTTGATGGAGCGGGCGTCTTGTGAAAGT
Protein-coding regions in this window:
- a CDS encoding uncharacterized protein (BUSCO:EOG0926142H; COG:J; EggNog:ENOG503NVIY), producing the protein MASPLQFAYRTQTAIGVFDAAPVYEALPGFVKPQGNLRCCVYSPCGRYFAYATNDGISVVDASVGHVLTSLPLPMVYEISFSPGGTYMSTWERPAKDENGDATKNVKVWRTIEDVPEGQEKQPLGRFVYKNMSGWNLQYTADEKFCARLVTNEVQFYNSNDLSAPWNRLRAEGVTDFAIAPGKSQNVAVFIPERKGQPAAVKVYNVPQFSSPISQKTFFKGDKVQLKWNALGTNLIVLAQTEVDKSNKSYYGETNMYLLSANGSFDARITLDKEGPIHDVSWSPNSKEFGVVYGYMPAKTTIFNHRAVPTHSFPLGPRNTIIFSPTGRFALVAGFGNLAGQIDVYDLEKDNRKVTTIESGNPSVCQWSPDSRYIMTATTSPRLRVDNGVKLWHVGGGIVYNEDFNELYNVMWRPAAADALPAGDPLHPVPTPHPSALKYLGTVKTPSKPVGAYRPPGARGSSTPLHFKREDEGGAAHTVSNGVPQIGPNGFGRPRNQIPGAEFTRPAGIPGAIAADGGDLSKAAAKNKKKRNKKAKEGEGNATDAPGSEGGLAPPPREHGNGSPAEGRSPERRNQGQGHSSQHRSQSRNNFNGRNRSNTHRARSQSRPGHFGQSAQQQQQQQQQQGGSPLGGGDGAMTPAQSANAKKIRSLQKKIRAIEDLEMRHAGGEKLEDTQVKKIATKPSVMKELEALEREQ
- a CDS encoding uncharacterized protein (COG:S; EggNog:ENOG503PXNC) yields the protein MDIKGSSVSSVMGFVSAASVFRISRYRYPSHICLFSIKMGQQNSRPVFDSKLIKSHVEHALIQQDGRHNDIPTVLATLLFLDASPEMLKHAYRCRKDSLHTWTPSPGSITDEATKTALLGDKRFQRAFMTYFSLLNNQYNSNSTALALSQLFSGPVPLVYGLFSSLGLPLTFLSDGIELRSAILVAQSLTLSAVDWQPGIYDLLTSSQLARPASELLGPEELLRRVAYDGRFSGVMKGGAGYHNISQILSNPSARAAVVEYVQQLDCRNLSLLLPQLASLSVLLLTATHKPERPAFDFYLAHLVTAVNSLRVVLSILEEGTQRVVVARGVWLLFVLVYVTQLRPVVDGELLMGMELQEGHDWRAVYDVFCNEGGTGQGRWGNGPWLRVMRTLFELGREFDGEGNGGVCLRGAWKMVGYWSGWTGLGGEGGGRDGGLNIRL